Proteins encoded in a region of the Isoalcanivorax pacificus W11-5 genome:
- a CDS encoding Re/Si-specific NAD(P)(+) transhydrogenase subunit alpha has protein sequence MGVTQVIIGVPREICPGETRVALVPANVAALLKKHKIELLVEREAGLAAGYTDADYQEAGATLTDRATIFSKADVVLQVQTPGSNRDNGDEDMALLRDGQIVIGMMDPLANPKFASTLAEKKVTGIALELVPRITRAQAMDVLSSMAMLAGYKCVLLAANEANRMFPMNMTAAGTLNASRVLVMGAGVAGLQACATAKRLGSIVEAYDVRAAAREQILSVGAKPVELDLDTGAAEGTGGYAKAQGEDFLKRQRELMTEVVSRMDVVITTAAVPGAKSPILVTEDMVKAMKPGSVIVDLAAERGGNCEVTEAGKTVVRHGVTIVGPVNVPSTLAFHASQMFGKNMENLLNLLINKEGGIELDFEDEIVRETVVADKGDVPQARMRDLLGLPALAAPEAAAEEQK, from the coding sequence ATGGGGGTAACGCAGGTGATCATCGGTGTACCCAGGGAAATTTGTCCCGGCGAGACGCGTGTAGCACTGGTTCCGGCCAATGTTGCTGCACTGCTGAAAAAACACAAGATCGAACTGCTTGTTGAACGTGAAGCGGGCCTTGCCGCCGGCTACACAGATGCAGACTACCAGGAGGCCGGCGCCACGCTCACCGATCGCGCCACGATTTTCAGCAAGGCCGACGTGGTATTGCAGGTCCAGACACCCGGCAGCAACCGGGACAACGGTGACGAGGACATGGCGCTGCTGCGCGATGGCCAGATCGTCATCGGCATGATGGACCCGCTCGCCAACCCGAAGTTCGCCTCTACCCTGGCGGAAAAGAAGGTCACCGGCATTGCGCTGGAACTGGTGCCGCGCATTACCCGGGCCCAGGCCATGGACGTGCTGTCTTCCATGGCCATGCTGGCCGGCTACAAGTGCGTACTGCTCGCTGCCAATGAAGCCAACCGCATGTTCCCGATGAACATGACCGCCGCCGGTACGCTGAATGCGTCGCGGGTGCTGGTCATGGGCGCCGGTGTGGCCGGCCTGCAGGCCTGCGCCACCGCCAAGCGCCTGGGCTCCATCGTTGAAGCCTACGACGTACGCGCCGCTGCACGTGAGCAGATCCTGTCCGTGGGCGCCAAGCCGGTGGAACTGGACCTGGATACCGGCGCTGCCGAAGGCACTGGCGGCTACGCCAAGGCCCAGGGCGAGGACTTCCTCAAGCGCCAGCGTGAATTGATGACCGAGGTTGTCTCGCGCATGGACGTGGTCATCACCACCGCCGCCGTACCGGGCGCCAAGTCGCCGATCCTGGTCACCGAAGACATGGTCAAGGCCATGAAGCCGGGCTCTGTGATCGTCGACCTGGCCGCAGAACGTGGCGGCAACTGTGAAGTCACCGAAGCCGGCAAGACCGTGGTCAGGCACGGCGTCACCATCGTCGGGCCGGTCAATGTGCCGTCCACCCTGGCATTCCATGCCAGCCAGATGTTCGGCAAGAACATGGAAAACCTGCTCAATCTGCTGATCAACAAGGAAGGCGGCATCGAACTGGATTTCGAGGACGAGATTGTGCGGGAAACCGTTGTGGCCGACAAAGGCGATGTGCCGCAGGCGCGCATGCGTGACCTGCTGGGCCTGCCGGCGCTGGCTGCGCCGGAAGCTGCTGCAGAGGAGCAGAAATAA